The DNA sequence ATATCTTGTTATTATTCTCTATTCCCATcacttcccatccccctccatctACTCCCCtatcctcacctcccaagccctcacaaccccatcatcccccgtcGTAACCAACATCTCCTCCTGtctcccctccgcccccttaTCAAACCTCCTACACCAAGTAACATGATTAACCTCATACGGCCCATGCGCACCCTCCACCTTCGCCCTAACCTTCCACTCATTTgtctcttcatcctcctcgtaaacaaccaacaacccatccccccccgTCGTAGCAACCAATCCACTCTCCCCACTCCAACCAACCGAGTAAATCTCCCTAGTGTGAACCCTCGGCAACACCCCCTTaacctcccactcctccctcaaactcTGCCTCATCCTATTCggcacccctccccacctactatccccctcctcttcctccccctcctcctccttgagtTCCCAAACTTtaacacccccctccgccccagCAGTCATCAACCTCTGATACCTCCcattttccctctcccttttctcccactcaaccccccaaacagtcccaacccccccctccagcacactcacacacccccactccccatcctgATCCTCCCTCCAAACCCTAACCGTATCATCATAACTCCCACTAGCCAAACAATCACTCCCATACCTCCTCCCATCATGCCTCTTCCCCTGTTTAAAACCCGGCGCAAAAGCCACAGTTTtcacatccccatcatgCTCACTTAAAACAGCAACCGTCTCCcaatcctcatcctcctctccatcctcccctcccgatAAGTGCTCCCATATCCAAATCGATTTATCCCTACTGCAAGTAGCTAGATACTGTCCCGACGGACTAAAACTTAACGACTTGACTTCGTTTTCGTGGCCTTCGAGCACGAGGGTGAATTCccattcttcctcctcctcctcctcctcctccccttgaCCGATGGGTTTTTCGAGCGTGGCAGCAGGGTTATAAGTCCAGATCCCGGCCGTAGAGTCAAAACTGCCGGTTACGAGACGCAGGTtttgagaggaagaggaaggctgcCAGGCACAGGATCGGATGGAGCGGCTGTGACCCCCCGTGAGGGACGAGTGCTTTGAAAAGGTCGCGAGGGAAAACACGGTGACGGTCTTGTCGTGGGTTGTTGctaggagggggagggaggggtggggggttgattgcCAGGCGCGGGTGTAGAGGTCGGGAGTGAAGGTTGCtagggggaggagttgtattggtggtggtggcattgttgcggttgtggtctggagatggggaaTTGATAGCTGGAAAAGGGAACGGTGAGTAATGTGGTAGAGCTATAGGAGGAAATAATCttaccaaaaaaaaaaaaaaagtataAATCTGTCACCAAATGTCCATCGCGGTTGCGACTGTTGACTAGTAAAGAGTGCCCCTCCAAAAAGCGCCCCTCACTAGCAGAATTACGGCCACCGGCTCCGATCCCGCTGAGAGCCCCACTTACACCGAGAGCTTCCCTGGATGATGGATGCAATCAGAACAGTCAACATAACTAACTGTATAGCTCCCCAGTTAAGATAAGACAAATCATTCTCTTTCATATATTACTCAAAATCGCTATCCCTAATAAACCAGAATGCTACTATCAAAATATGCTGTTACTGTTCTCACCTCCGTCCGTCCCTGAATGTTGCCCAAACTAAAAGACCCTCacctcatcccatcccatcccatcccatccctaTACCCAAAACGCCTTGAATATCAAACTATGTACTTATgcactccccaacccagccgcctccctcgcctcctcagccgacaacctcacctccacccccccattcAACATcctctcgtcctcctccctaatcctcctctccacctccatcttcccatccttccccCAATAccccgccttctcctcccccttcacgCAAGCCTCCGTAATGAGCACATACGGCGTCGGCGCATCGTACATCGGCTccgccaacaccctctccatctccatcttcagcCCTCTCGCCCCCGTCTCGTTCTTCGCTGCCCTTTCCGCGATGGCGTACAGTGCCGACCGGGTGAAGAACAGCTTGCTAGGGTAGGTTTCAAACAGGGCCGTGTATTGCGCCACGAGGCTATTTCTTGGTTCAGTCAAGATGCGATAGAGCTCTTCGAGAGAGAGTGGACTAAGCGCGCAGATGTTGTGCAACCTGCCAATGAGCTCGGGGATAAAGCCAAAGGCTTGGAGATCCGCGGGTGTGGTTAGgtcgaggggggtgaagtTGGGTTCAAAgattggttggtgagggagatggcggtAGGATTCCAGAGGAAGGATATCCTTCAGACAGTTTGTCGAGGAGAATGACCTCCCGCCTCGGATTTCTGAACCGAACCCGATGGAGGGTTTGGACACCCTCCTCAGAACGGTTTTATCCAGCCCTACAAAGGCGCCACAGAAAACAAACAGAATGTTGGTGGTGTCAATGGTGTACTGGTCGACTTTCCCCGATGGGGGcgcttgtggtggtgtggttgatcCGTAACCGGTGGGGGGCTGGTTTTGTGTGCGGGAGGGCCGGTTGTCCTTGACAGTGATGGTGACCTTGGTGCCTTCTACCAGCTTCAGCAATGCTTGCTgaacaccctctccgcctACGTCTCTTCCGTTGACGGTTTCTTTTCTAGCGATCTTGTCAAACTCGTCGAGGACAATGATTCCATGCTCGGCGGCCTTAACGTCGTAGTTGGCTTCGATGAGGAGACGCTCGATGCAGGATTCGACGTCTTGGCCGATGTAGCCTGCTTGGGTAAAGGAGTTGCAGTCGCTGATGGTGAAGGGGACGTTGAGTTTTTTGCTGAGGGTTCTGCACGGCTGTAAGCAAGGGGCCCAAATCTACATAGCAAAGAAGTGAACTCACTCCAAGATATACGTCTTTCCCACGCCCGTAGGACCAATCAAGAGCAGGTTACTCTTGTCAATCTTGACATGGTTCGGCACCGTCATGTCCTCCTGAATGTAAAAGTTGTCCGAGGGTGCCTCAAATGGGTCTTCGAGAACTTCATTGTGGGTGCCCCGTACGGACTCGTGGTGACCGGGAAATTCGTCTTCAGCAACATGGCGGATGTTAGTCTGCTGCCGCCACGATTTGGGAGCATAAGCAGAACGATGAGAGTGCCTTCGCCCACCTTCGACAGGGTGTACAGGCGCGCTGTAACCTGTGCGCTCAAAGATCTCGCGGTCCTGAGCAAACTTTTGTCTCTGGATCTTTTCCCTCAGATGTTGATCCTGCAGCTCGTGGTGTTGACGCCGCCGGAGCCCTTGGTagtggttgaagatgacgGAGCAGATGGTCTTCTTCGCCCGGTCCTGGCCCACCACGTAGTCGTCTACCCTCTTTTTCAGATCTCGGGGGTAGAACTGCGGGACGCCAAACTTGGacttggagaagatgggACCGCGGCCGGTGTCCTGTGTCGGATCGTAGCTTGACGTGAAGCCCGAGTTGAAGTAATTGGATCGGcggggggaggcgaggaggatgctcGAGGTTGAATAGGCTGGGCTCCGAAGCCGGGCAAATCGCGGTGTTGCGCATAGAGGCGCCAGCGGTCTAGTCAAGACCAACATGATGGTGTGCTTGAGCTACTGTCATGCTCGGGAGAAGGCAGCTCGCGGGTGCGATCGGCGTACGTGGTAGGGGTCGGAGCACGGACGGTAAGAGTCAGGAAGAGGCGTAGGTGATTAAGAATGTTTTAGTAACAAGAGGTTTGCCGGTATCAGTCAGGATGGAGAAAAACCGAGAAGGGAGTGTTTGCGATGGCACACATCATTGTGCTAGCCCGTGAGACAATGGCAACGGTGGTTAGAGCACCTGGATGACCCGGAGTGCGGGGGAGAAGCACCGACCACCGCCCGCGCGTCGCGCATCTCCCTTGTCTTGTTGGAGAGagctctccacctccacctgaGCGCCGGAAAGCTCCCCTCCTTGTCTGCCCGTCAGTGCTCGTCAGTGTCAGTGTCAGTGTCATCTTATCAAAGACCCCACCAAACCTAGCTCAGCCAGAAGGAGGCGAATCGGGTCATGGCGTCGATATCAGCTCCCCCTCTCTATCTCTTCTTGTCCGAACTTCGGCTGGCGTGGGCTGGACTGGTCGGACTGCTGCATCTCTGCGATAAGCGGGCTTCAGGCTCCCCTCCAGGGGCAGGTCACAGATGAATGGCGCATGAGTTTTGGCTCCCAACGGGCACGGCACAGAAAGGGGCATTGCTGCAGGCAATACACGCATACAAATACACGCTGGGTTTGCACCAGGCGTGGAGCCCCTTCCCACTGGTGGGTTGTATTGGGCTGCACTAAGAGGGGCTCCAATGATGTAATTAGCATCTACATACCAACTGAAAGACCCCTTTGGGCTTTTATCAACCTCACACCACATTTTCCCAGAACACACCATCTATATCTGTGTCGAATCCAGCGAGAGCCCAATCTTTCGTTTCTCTCCGCGACGTCTTCTTCCCACCCAAGCAACAATTTGAAAGCGTTCTCGTCTTGATAGCTTGTCCCGGAAGCGTCAGCTGgctgcccctccttcaaGTCACGCTAAGAAGCACCCTACGAGGCGATCTGATATTCCTGTTTGACGTACTCTTCAATTCACAAATTTTCATCAAACAAGATGGATCCCGTTGCTCTTGAGTCGTCCAACACCCTGGCCAAGAATGGTCATACCGCTGGTAACATCCCCAATGATGGAACTGGTACGTCCTATCCCAACATGCCAAGATATGGACTGGCAGTGAAGCTGACATGAATCAGGCGTGGTTGCCCTCGATCCCTATCTTGAGCCATTCAAGCCTGCGTTGAAGAGACGCTTTGACAAGGCTCAAGAATGGATCAAGAAGATTGAGAAGACCGAAGGTGGTCTGGACAAGTTCAGCAAGGTATGATCCACCACTGCCAATGACAGGGACTTTACTGACCATCCCAGGGCGCCGACACGTTTGGCATCCATCAAAATGACGACGGCAGCATCTACTACAAGGAATGGGCACCCAATGCCAAACAGGCAGCTGTCATTGGTGAATTCAACAACTGGGACCGCAATGCCCATCGCATGACGAGGAACGACTTTGGTGTCTTTGAGATCAccattcctcccacctctgACGGCAAAGCTGCCATCCCCCACAActccaagatcaagatcaCTCTTGAGCTCCCAGACGGGCAGTGGATCGACAGACTACCGGCCTGGATCAAGTATGTCACCCAGGATCTCTCCGTCTCGCCCGCCTACGATGCTCGGTTCTGGAACCCCCCCGCCTCTGAGAGGTACTCTTTCAAGCACCAGAGGCCCAAGAGGCCAGAGAGCTTGAGGATCTACGAAGCCCATGTCGGTATCTCGTCACCAGAGCTCAGGGTTACCACCTACAAGGAATTCACCAAAAACATGCTCCCACGCATCAAGAGCCTGGGTTACAACGCCATCCAactcatggccatcatggaACACGCCTACTATGCCAGCTTCGGCTACCAGGTCAacaacttcttcgccgccagcagcagatATGGCCCGCCTGAGGACCTGAAGGAGTTGGTCGACACGGCTCACAGCCTGGGACTCGTTGTTCTTCTCGATGTTGTTCACAGTCACGCTTCCAAGAACGTCCTGGACGGCTTGAACGAGTTTGATGG is a window from the Podospora pseudocomata strain CBS 415.72m chromosome 6, whole genome shotgun sequence genome containing:
- the CIA1 gene encoding Cytosolic iron-sulfur protein assembly protein (EggNog:ENOG503NTY0; COG:S) encodes the protein MPPPPIQLLPLATFTPDLYTRAWQSTPHPSLPLLATTHDKTVTVFSLATFSKHSSLTGGHSRSIRSCAWQPSSSSQNLRLVTGSFDSTAGIWTYNPAATLEKPIGQGEEEEEEEEEWEFTLVLEGHENEVKSLSFSPSGQYLATCSRDKSIWIWEHLSGGEDGEEDEDWETVAVLSEHDGDVKTVAFAPGFKQGKRHDGRRYGSDCLASGSYDDTVRVWREDQDGEWGCVSVLEGGVGTVWGVEWEKRERENGRYQRLMTAGAEGGVKVWELKEEEGEEEEGDSRWGGVPNRMRQSLREEWEVKGVLPRVHTREIYSVGWSGESGLVATTGGDGLLVVYEEDEETNEWKVRAKVEGAHGPYEVNHVTWCRRFDKGAEGRQEEMLVTTGDDGVVRAWEVRIGEVIDAKFVPAFQSGTPEEGWYGTVV
- the MCX1 gene encoding ATP-binding protein (COG:O; EggNog:ENOG503NWNJ), which codes for MLVLTRPLAPLCATPRFARLRSPAYSTSSILLASPRRSNYFNSGFTSSYDPTQDTGRGPIFSKSKFGVPQFYPRDLKKRVDDYVVGQDRAKKTICSVIFNHYQGLRRRQHHELQDQHLREKIQRQKFAQDREIFERTGYSAPVHPVEGGRRHSHRSAYAPKSWRQQTNIRHVAEDEFPGHHESVRGTHNEVLEDPFEAPSDNFYIQEDMTVPNHVKIDKSNLLLIGPTGVGKTYILETLSKKLNVPFTISDCNSFTQAGYIGQDVESCIERLLIEANYDVKAAEHGIIVLDEFDKIARKETVNGRDVGGEGVQQALLKLVEGTKVTITVKDNRPSRTQNQPPTGYGSTTPPQAPPSGKVDQYTIDTTNILFVFCGAFVGLDKTVLRRVSKPSIGFGSEIRGGRSFSSTNCLKDILPLESYRHLPHQPIFEPNFTPLDLTTPADLQAFGFIPELIGRLHNICALSPLSLEELYRILTEPRNSLVAQYTALFETYPSKLFFTRSALYAIAERAAKNETGARGLKMEMERVLAEPMYDAPTPYVLITEACVKGEEKAGYWGKDGKMEVERRIREEDERMLNGGVEVRLSAEEAREAAGLGSA